AAACAAACTCACCAACCATTTGCGGCATACCACCTTTACGTTGACCCAGGAAAGTAGAATCCTTTAACTGATCCCAAGAGAAATCTTCTACCGCTTCTCTAGAAACTAAAAATGTGCCATCAGTTTGTGTTAATTGGGCAAAATTAATGACAGGATCATTTGACCCTTGGGCATACACGTATATAGAAGTCTCTGACCCTACGAGACCAATATCGGCTCCATCTGAAAGTAAAGTGGTCATGACTTTGTCTCCACCAAAAACAGTGGTAAGCTCAACATCAATACCTTCATCTTTAAAGAAGCCTTTCTCAATGGCAACATACTGTGGGGCATAAAAAATAGAGCGTGTTACTTCGGCAATTCGCACCTTGTCATTTCCGGAGTTGCATGCCGTTAATCCTATAAGTAAAAAACTAGCTACAACTAAAGAAAGAATGATTCTAACTCTCTTTCTCATCTGTTATCCTCCTTAAAATTGGGCTTTTTCCATGGGTCATTCGCCCGGAAAAGAATCTAAAATATCGTATGAAAAAAGAAAAAATGTGTGAATGCCTAGAAAAAATATTAAGTGGAGTTTGAGAGTGAAAGATAAAGGAGTTTAAGCTATGTCAACCATGATTCATAAGGAACGATTCCCCTCCCCCCATCCGAACATCAATCTGTACACGGTGACCTATCAATCAAGCGGGTTACAGGTAAAAGGGTTACTAGCGGAGCCAAAGGGTATTGAGCCTTTGGACGGCTTTCTGTATCTTAGAGGGGGCATTAAAAATGTTGGAAAGGTGAGACCCGGGCGTATCATTCAATTTGCTTCTGAGGGCTTTATTGTTTTTGCTCCTTTTTATCGTGGAAATCAAGGAGGAGAAGGAAATGAGGACTTTGGTGGCGAAGACCGTAATGACGCCATTTTTGCATTTGACCTACTAGCTGAGCACCCTAGAGTCAAATCGGACGCTATTCATGTCTTCGGTTTTTCTAGAGGTGGGGTCATGGCTCTTTGGACAGCAATAGAAAGACCTGTTAGCTCTCTAGTGACATGGGGAGGGGTAAGCGATATGTCTTTAACATATGTTGAAAGAGAAGATCTGAGACGAATGATGAAAAGGGTTATAGGTGGAACGCCAGTTAAAGTTCCAGAGCGTTATCGAGAAAGAACTCCCTTATATTATTTAGAGACCATGAGTTCTCCTGTTCTCATTATTCATGGAGAGCAAGACCTGAATGTTTCGGTTGAACACGCTTATCGTCTTGAAAAAAGACTGAAAGAGTTGAAAAAGCCTGTTAAATCGTGGTATTTTCCTGAGTTAACACATTACTTTCCACCCAGCATTAACAGAAAAACTGTTTTAGAATTAACAAGCTGGATGAAAATGCAAAACCATTCAAATACATATGTAGGAGGTTGAGGAGATGGGTATGCCTTTAGAACTTCAAACGATGCTTGTGACGAAGGGGAAAGAAGAAAGAGTAGAAGAGAACACTTTCTTGCTAGAAAAAGAAGGTTATCGACTATATCCATTAGATGTCCCTATTGAGGTTAGGAAATTGAAAGAGTCAGATCCGAGTGGGACTGCTATTATTGATTCATTAAAATGGGAGAAGGAAAAGACGGTGATTACGTACCGTTTGGTTTCGTTGTATTCGATCAATTAGATGTGGAGGACCGGTGCTGTAAAGGTGCCGGTTTTTTTACATTTACACGATAGTTGATATCCTAAACAATGGCCGTTGATTTCCGTTGCAGGTGCTTGCTTTCCGCAGGCGGTCCGGGAGCCTCCTCGTCGCTTACGCTCCTGCGGGGTCTCCCTTGTCCCTTCCTCCTGCAGGAGTCAAGCACCTTCCACTCCAATCAACTGCAGTTGAACTATAATTACAAGAAACAGACCCTTCTCCAATCAAAAAGAATATTAAAAAGCCCACAAGCCACTCTCTCATGACTCATGGGCACACATTCATTAGTTTGTACGTAAAGGTCCACCTAGTTTTTCGATTTCCTCTGTAACACCATTGAACTTTGCAAAGTTTTCTTTAAACTTTTTCGCTAATTCTAGTGCTTTTTCCTCGTATGCTTCTTTATGTTCCCATGTTCTATGTGGTTGAAGTACATGATCAGGAACACCTGGAACATAAATTGGAATATTCAAACCAAAGATTGGATCTTTAACCGTTTCAGTATTCGCAATTTCACCATTTAGTGCTGCTTGCACCATTGCACGAGTATAGGACAGCTTCATACGGCTTCCAACACCATATTCTCCGCCGGTCCAACCTGTGTTAACCAAGTATACTTGAACCTGGTGTTGATCAATATTTTCTCCAAGCATCTTAGCATAGTGTTGAGCAGGTAACGGCAAGAATGGAGCACCAAAGCATGTAGAGAACGTTGCTTGTGGCGATGTAATGCCTCTCTCAGTCCCAGCAAGTTTACTTGTATATCCACTAAGGAAATGATACATAGCCTGTTCTTTTGTAAGTTTCGAAATTGGAGGAAGAACCCCGAATGCATCCGCTGTTAAAAAGACGATTGTGTTAGGATGTCCAGCAACAGAAGGAGTAGCAATATTCGTCATATTTTCAAGTGGATAAGCAGCACGAGTATTCTCAGTCAGAGTTCCATCATCATAGTCTGCTATTCTTGTATCAGGATCTACCATTACGTTTTCGAGTACAGAACCAAAACGAATGGCATCGAAAATTTGTGGTTCCTTTTCTTGGGAAAGGTTGATACATTTTGCGTAACATCCACCTTCTATATTAAACACACCATTAGCAGACCACCCATGCTCATCATCACCAATTAAGCGGCGATTTGGATCTGCAGAAAGTGTAGTTTTTCCTGTTCCAGATAAACCAAAGAACAAGGCAACATCGCCTTCTTCACCTATATTCGCAGAACAATGCATTGGGAAAACATTATTTTTTGGCAAAAGGTAATTCATAACTGAGAAAATGGATTTCTTCATTTCACCAGCGTATTCAGTTCCACCAATTAAGACGACTTTTTCCTCAAAAGAAATAATAATAAATGTTTCAGAACGTGTTCCATCTTCAGTAGGATTAGCTTTAAATCCTGGTGCTGAAATGACGGTAAACTCTGCATGATGTTGTTCTAATTCCTCAGCAGTAGGTCTAATGAATAATTGCTGAGCAAACAGATTGTGCCAAGCAAATTCGTTAATGACTTGAATAGGTAAGCGATATTTTGGGTCAGCTCCGGCAAACCCTTTGAATACGAATACCTCATTTTTATCTTTTAAGTATTGAAGAACTTTATCATATAGTTTACTAAAGTTTTCTTTAGGGAAAGGTTGATTAATTTTTCCCCAATCTACATCATTTTCTGTAACTGAGTCTTTGACAATGTATTTATCTTCAGGAGAACGACCTGTGTATAAACCAGTTTCAGCGCGAACAGCTCCAGTAGATGTGATAATTCCTTCGTTTCTTTCAATAATCTTTTCTACTAATTTAGCAGTACCTAATTGAATCTTTAGATTTCCTCCACGTTCGATTGAAGATAGGTTAGTTGTAAGAAGGCTAGAACCCATTTTATTCCCCTGTCCTTTCTCTTTATAAATTTCGGGTAATTCAATCCCAAAAACCACATGTTATGTTAATCATTCATTGTCCATATAAACTGAAATAAGATGTACTATTGTTAATTAGTATAACACATTAGATGTAATAGTCTATACTAATTTATTTTTTTGGTGACATGTTTTTCATTTTTTGGACGCTTCCTTATGTATTTGATTCAACAATACCACTTTTGAAAAGAACTTACTAATTTTATGTGTATAATGGAAGTAAGATGGAAAACTAATGAGGTGACCGTCCATGAGTATTGAAAAATTTGCTTTATACGACGCACAGTGTTTGCTTTGTCAGAAGAGTAAGTCTGCCATTCAGAAAATAGATACTCTTAATAGGTTTACATGGGTATCTTTACAGGAATATGAAAAGAGAGAGGATGCTATTCCGTTTAAACCGGTTGAGTTAAGGAGAGAGCTACACCTGGTTATACAAAAAGGAGAAAAGGTAAAAGTCCTAAAAGGATTTTTAGCGATTCGCTACATGTTTCTGTTCATGCCCTTAACTTTTTTCTTAGGAGTGCTCGCCTATTTTCCGGGTGTTACCTTAATAGGAAACCCGTTATATAAATGGGTGGCAAAAAGGCGCCATAATCTGCTAAAGCACAAATGTGATTCAGATCAATGCTCCTTATAAAAATCCTATAAAAAACTCCTTGAAAATTGTATTGACAAGGGGATTTTTGGTGGTTATGATTTTACCTTGTACGGATTCTCTTATCCTGAGTTGGTGGAGGGACAGGCCCAATGAAACCCAGCAACCTGCTACACTCGAAAAAAGGTAGACAAAGGTGCTAACCGAAGGCAAGGAATCTCCTTGAACGATAAGAGTGAAAGAATAAATTTTAGCAAACGTAAAGAAGGGTTCCCCTTTATATAAGAAGGATTTTTTTTACATGAAAAAATTTGAACCTTGGCTACATAATAAGAAGAAGTACGATTCCATTTACCACAATTAGGTTTAAAAGAAGTAATGGATTCCCTTCTAGCAACATGACTGCCGAGACTCACCTGAATCATTTGCTAATACTTATAACTTATCATAGTTTAGGAAACGAGTTCCGTGATATAAAGCGTGTTTGTACGTAAAATTAGGAGGATTAAAATGTCTACAAAAAAGCGTTTATTTACGTCTGAGTCTGTAACTGAAGGGCACCCAGACAAAATTTGTGACCAAATTTCCGATTCCATCCTAGATGCCATTCTAGAAAAGGATGCCAATGCTCGTGTTGCTTGTGAAACATCTGTTACAACTGGTCTTGTACTAGTGGCAGGGGAAATTACAACTTCTACTTATGTGGATATCCCAAAAATTGTTCGTGAAACCATTGCTAATATCGGTTATACACGAGCAAAGTACGGATTTGATTCAGAAACTTGTGCGGTATTAACATCCATTGATGAACAGTCCGCTGATATCGCAATGGGAGTTGACCAAGCTCTTGAAGCGCGTGAAGGACAAATGAGTGAGGAAGAAATCGAAGCAATCGGAGCAGGTGACCAAGGATTGATGTTTGGTTTTGCTTGTAACGAAACAAAAGAGCTTATGCCACTTCCGATTTCTTTAGCTCACAAATTGTCTCGCCGTCTAACAGAAGTACGTAAAGACGATATTTTGCCATATTTACGTCCGGATGGAAAAACACAAGTAACGGTTGAATATGATGAAAATGACAAGCCAGTTCGTATCGATACAATTGTCATTTCAACTCAACATCACCCTGAGATTTCATTAGAGCAAATTCAACGTAACTTGAAAGAACACGTAATCAATCCTGTCGTACCTAAAGAGTTAATCGATGAACAAACGAAATACTTCATCAATCCAACTGGCCGCTTTGTAATCGGTGGACCACAAGGGGATGCTGGTTTAACAGGTAGAAAAATTATCGTAGATACCTACGGTGGTTATGCAAGACATGGTGGAGGAGCTTTCTCTGGGAAAGATCCTACAAAAGTTGACCGTTCTGCTGCATATGCGGCACGTTATGTTGCTAAAAACATCGTGGCAGCTGGTTTAGCAGATAAGTGTGAAGTTCAATTGGCTTATGCAATTGGTGTAGCACAGCCAGTATCCATTTCCATTGACACATTCGGAACGGGTACAGTTAATGAGGATGTACTTGTTGATTTAGTACGCGAAAACTTTGACCTTCGTCCAGCAGGAATCATCCGTATGCTAGACCTACGTCGTCCAATTTATAAGCAAACAGCTGCATATGGTCACTTCGGAAGAAATGACTTAGATTTACCTTGGGAAAGAACAGATAAAGCAGAAGCTCTTAAAGAACAAGCTGCTAAAGCATAATAGGGGATAAGGGGTTGCATCAATTGGGTGTAACTCCTTTTTCTTTACCTCGTCAAATACTATAGAGAGAAATAATTAGGAAATAATCCCTTTCCCATTTTGCAAGGAAAAATGGTAGTATGTTAAGGGAAACTGATTTTTTATCAGTATCATAAACTTCAGAAATTCGGATTGATTACAATAAAGTAGGTGGCTACATATGTGTGGATTTATTGGATGTGTTCATGAACACACTCAAACAAACAACCATAGAGATGAACAACTTAAACAAATGAACGACCTCATTTTTCATCGTGGACCAGATGATGAAGGATTCTTTTCAAATGAACATGTCCAGCTTGGATTTAGACGATTAAGTATTATTGACATAGAAGCAGGACACCAGCCATTATCTTATGAAAATGAAAGATACTGGATTATCTTTAATGGTGAAATCTATAACTATTTAGAACTAAGAGAGAAATGTATAGAAGAAGGACTATCGTTTAGTACACATTCTGATACAGAGGTCATTATAGCTCTTTATAGTAAATATAAAGAAAAAGCTGTTGAAAAATTACGTGGGATGTTTGCTTTTGTTATTTGGGATAAAGAAGAGAAAAGCCTATTTGGAGCTCGTGATCCATTTGGGATTAAACCATTCTTTTATAAGCAAGATAACGATAAGCTTTACTTTGGATCTGAGAAGAAGAGTATATTATTAGCTACAAATGATAATAAAAATATCTCTCACGAAGCTTTTCAACAATATTTAACTTACCAATACGTTCCAGAGCCATATTCATTAACAGATGGGATTTATAAGCTTGAACCAGGTCATTATTTTACAAAAGCACTCGGTAAACCGATGAATATAAAGCAGTATTGGAAGGCTTCCTTTGCTCCTATTCATAAGGATGAAGCTGAATGGGTGAAGGAAATTAGAGATGTTCTATTTGATTCGGTTGAGAAACATATGCGAAGCGATGTACCTGTTGGCTCATTCTTATCCGGGGGAATTGACTCTACGATTATTGCATCGATTGCAAAAGAGTTCCACCCAAGCATAAAAACATTCTCAGTTGGTTTTGATCACAATGGTTTTAGTGAAATTGATGTAGCGAAAGAAAGTGCAGAAAAATTAGGATTAGAAAATATAAGCTACGTGATTTCTCCTGAAGAATACATGGAGGAATTACCTAAAATTATGTGGCATTTAGATGACCCATTAGCAGACCCAGCTTGTGTGCCTTTATACTTTGTAGCAAGAGAAGCTAGAAAGCATGTAACCGTTGTTTTATCTGGTGAAGGAGCTGATGAGTTGTTCGGTGGCTATAACATCTATCGTGAGCCACAGTCTCTTCAAATCTTTGATAAAATACCACAGGCACTAAAGAGTATTTTATTACAGCTTTCTAGAATTCTTCCTGAAGGTGTTAAAGGTAAGAGCTTTATAGAACGAGGCTGTACACCTTTAGAAGAAAGATTTATTGGGAATGCCAAAATGTTTACAGAAAAAGAAAAGCAGCACCTAATGGCTCAGTATAACGATAAACTACATTATACAGATATAACAAAGCAATTATATAAAGAGTCCATGGGATATGGACCAGTTGAGCAAATGCAATATATTGATATTCATACGTGGATGAGAGGGGATATCTTATTAAAAGCAGATAAGATGACGATGGCTCATTCCTTAGAGCTGAGAGTACCGTTCTTAGATAAAGAAGTATTTAAGGTTGCTTCAAACATCCCAAGTGCTGTTAAAACATCCAATGGTACAACTAAATATATTTTACGTAAAGCGGCAGAAACCATTATTCCAGCTCATGTTCTAAATCGTAAAAAGTTAGGGTTCCCTGTGCCAATTCGTCACTGGCTGAAAAATGAAATGCATGATTGGGCTGTTCAAATTATTCATGAAAGTCATACAGAACAATTCATTAAAAAAGACTATGTGCTTAACCTGTTAGAAGAGCATTGCCAAGGAAAAGCGGACCATAGCCGTAAGATTTGGACTGTGTTAGTATTCATGATTTGGTATAAGGTTTACGTTGAAAAAGAATATGATTTCGAAAAAACAGGGCAGCCAGAAAGAGAGTTCGTAACAGCAACCCATTAATGTAGGGTGATGGTTACAGCCTGACTACCCATTTGCGTCCACGATTGAATAAATTCATCGATGGGCGCTTTTTTATTTTGCATTCCTGTTAAGGGATCATTAAAATATACAAATTGATTATCATACCCAGT
This genomic stretch from Bacillus carboniphilus harbors:
- the pckA gene encoding phosphoenolpyruvate carboxykinase (ATP), which codes for MGSSLLTTNLSSIERGGNLKIQLGTAKLVEKIIERNEGIITSTGAVRAETGLYTGRSPEDKYIVKDSVTENDVDWGKINQPFPKENFSKLYDKVLQYLKDKNEVFVFKGFAGADPKYRLPIQVINEFAWHNLFAQQLFIRPTAEELEQHHAEFTVISAPGFKANPTEDGTRSETFIIISFEEKVVLIGGTEYAGEMKKSIFSVMNYLLPKNNVFPMHCSANIGEEGDVALFFGLSGTGKTTLSADPNRRLIGDDEHGWSANGVFNIEGGCYAKCINLSQEKEPQIFDAIRFGSVLENVMVDPDTRIADYDDGTLTENTRAAYPLENMTNIATPSVAGHPNTIVFLTADAFGVLPPISKLTKEQAMYHFLSGYTSKLAGTERGITSPQATFSTCFGAPFLPLPAQHYAKMLGENIDQHQVQVYLVNTGWTGGEYGVGSRMKLSYTRAMVQAALNGEIANTETVKDPIFGLNIPIYVPGVPDHVLQPHRTWEHKEAYEEKALELAKKFKENFAKFNGVTEEIEKLGGPLRTN
- a CDS encoding DUF393 domain-containing protein, whose product is MSIEKFALYDAQCLLCQKSKSAIQKIDTLNRFTWVSLQEYEKREDAIPFKPVELRRELHLVIQKGEKVKVLKGFLAIRYMFLFMPLTFFLGVLAYFPGVTLIGNPLYKWVAKRRHNLLKHKCDSDQCSL
- the asnB gene encoding asparagine synthase (glutamine-hydrolyzing); this translates as MCGFIGCVHEHTQTNNHRDEQLKQMNDLIFHRGPDDEGFFSNEHVQLGFRRLSIIDIEAGHQPLSYENERYWIIFNGEIYNYLELREKCIEEGLSFSTHSDTEVIIALYSKYKEKAVEKLRGMFAFVIWDKEEKSLFGARDPFGIKPFFYKQDNDKLYFGSEKKSILLATNDNKNISHEAFQQYLTYQYVPEPYSLTDGIYKLEPGHYFTKALGKPMNIKQYWKASFAPIHKDEAEWVKEIRDVLFDSVEKHMRSDVPVGSFLSGGIDSTIIASIAKEFHPSIKTFSVGFDHNGFSEIDVAKESAEKLGLENISYVISPEEYMEELPKIMWHLDDPLADPACVPLYFVAREARKHVTVVLSGEGADELFGGYNIYREPQSLQIFDKIPQALKSILLQLSRILPEGVKGKSFIERGCTPLEERFIGNAKMFTEKEKQHLMAQYNDKLHYTDITKQLYKESMGYGPVEQMQYIDIHTWMRGDILLKADKMTMAHSLELRVPFLDKEVFKVASNIPSAVKTSNGTTKYILRKAAETIIPAHVLNRKKLGFPVPIRHWLKNEMHDWAVQIIHESHTEQFIKKDYVLNLLEEHCQGKADHSRKIWTVLVFMIWYKVYVEKEYDFEKTGQPEREFVTATH
- the metK gene encoding methionine adenosyltransferase, yielding MSTKKRLFTSESVTEGHPDKICDQISDSILDAILEKDANARVACETSVTTGLVLVAGEITTSTYVDIPKIVRETIANIGYTRAKYGFDSETCAVLTSIDEQSADIAMGVDQALEAREGQMSEEEIEAIGAGDQGLMFGFACNETKELMPLPISLAHKLSRRLTEVRKDDILPYLRPDGKTQVTVEYDENDKPVRIDTIVISTQHHPEISLEQIQRNLKEHVINPVVPKELIDEQTKYFINPTGRFVIGGPQGDAGLTGRKIIVDTYGGYARHGGGAFSGKDPTKVDRSAAYAARYVAKNIVAAGLADKCEVQLAYAIGVAQPVSISIDTFGTGTVNEDVLVDLVRENFDLRPAGIIRMLDLRRPIYKQTAAYGHFGRNDLDLPWERTDKAEALKEQAAKA
- a CDS encoding DUF2584 domain-containing protein, with protein sequence MGMPLELQTMLVTKGKEERVEENTFLLEKEGYRLYPLDVPIEVRKLKESDPSGTAIIDSLKWEKEKTVITYRLVSLYSIN
- a CDS encoding alpha/beta hydrolase family protein, encoding MSTMIHKERFPSPHPNINLYTVTYQSSGLQVKGLLAEPKGIEPLDGFLYLRGGIKNVGKVRPGRIIQFASEGFIVFAPFYRGNQGGEGNEDFGGEDRNDAIFAFDLLAEHPRVKSDAIHVFGFSRGGVMALWTAIERPVSSLVTWGGVSDMSLTYVEREDLRRMMKRVIGGTPVKVPERYRERTPLYYLETMSSPVLIIHGEQDLNVSVEHAYRLEKRLKELKKPVKSWYFPELTHYFPPSINRKTVLELTSWMKMQNHSNTYVGG